Proteins encoded within one genomic window of Microbacterium sp. LKL04:
- the thrS gene encoding threonine--tRNA ligase — translation MTDLIAPADVDLPADGFALFPDRSVVALRIGGELKDLATVVDSLDGVEPVTVSSPDGLNILRHSTAHILAQAVQRVRPQANLGIGPPITDGFYYDFGVDDPFTPEDLKAIKKEMERIVREGQRFVRRVVTDDEARAELANEPFKLELIGLKGGSQEAAEGASVEVGAGELTIYDNVTRDGETAWKDLCRGPHVPSTRIAGNGWDLTRVAGAYWRGSEKNPQLQRIYGTAWPTKDELRAYQHRLEEAAKRDHRKLGKDLDLFSFPEEIGPGLSVFHPKGGIIRYEIERYMRERLLANGYQVVNTPHITKGDLFMTSGHLQWYADGMYPPMVLDEVVDADGHVSREGQEYYLKPMNCPFHNLIFRSRGRSYRELPLRLSEFGSVYRYEKSGTLAGLTRVRGMTQDDTHIYVTADQVKGELEHSLEFVLQTLRDYGLNDFYLELSTKEEGNPKFIGDDQLWDEATQTLREVAEGSGLELVPDPGGAAFYGPKISVQARDAIGRTWQMSTIQLDFNQPERFELEYTGPDGEKHRPVMIHRALFGSIERFFAILLEHYAGAFPVWLAPVQVVGIPVAEEYGPYLDDIVARLRAAGVRAEVDHSDDRMPKKIRTHTTQKVPLQLIAGEQDRSGGTVSFRFRDGSQTNGIPVDEAIDKIVAAISGRLLINTAEELV, via the coding sequence TTGACTGATCTGATCGCCCCGGCGGACGTCGACCTTCCTGCCGACGGTTTCGCCCTGTTCCCCGACCGCTCCGTCGTCGCCCTCCGCATCGGCGGCGAGCTGAAGGACCTCGCGACCGTCGTCGACTCCCTGGACGGCGTCGAGCCCGTGACGGTGTCGAGCCCCGACGGACTGAACATCCTCCGGCACTCGACCGCCCATATCCTCGCGCAGGCCGTGCAGCGCGTCCGCCCCCAGGCGAACCTCGGGATCGGCCCGCCGATCACGGACGGGTTCTACTACGACTTCGGCGTCGACGACCCGTTCACCCCGGAGGACCTCAAGGCCATCAAGAAGGAGATGGAGCGGATCGTCCGGGAGGGGCAGCGCTTCGTTCGTCGCGTCGTCACGGATGACGAGGCTCGCGCCGAGCTCGCGAACGAGCCGTTCAAGCTCGAGCTCATCGGGCTCAAGGGCGGGTCCCAGGAGGCGGCCGAGGGCGCCTCCGTCGAGGTCGGCGCCGGCGAGTTGACGATCTACGACAACGTCACCCGCGACGGTGAGACCGCGTGGAAAGACCTGTGCCGCGGACCCCATGTGCCGAGCACCCGTATCGCCGGCAACGGCTGGGACCTCACCCGCGTGGCCGGTGCCTACTGGCGCGGCAGCGAGAAGAACCCGCAGCTGCAGCGCATCTACGGCACCGCCTGGCCCACGAAGGACGAGCTCCGCGCCTACCAGCACCGACTCGAGGAGGCCGCCAAGCGCGACCACCGCAAGCTCGGCAAGGACCTCGACCTCTTCTCCTTCCCCGAGGAGATCGGGCCCGGCCTCTCGGTGTTCCACCCCAAGGGCGGCATCATCCGCTACGAGATCGAGCGCTACATGCGCGAGCGTCTCCTCGCCAACGGCTACCAGGTCGTGAACACGCCCCACATCACCAAGGGTGACCTGTTCATGACGAGCGGCCACCTGCAGTGGTACGCCGACGGCATGTACCCCCCGATGGTGCTCGATGAGGTGGTGGATGCCGACGGTCACGTCTCGCGCGAGGGCCAGGAGTACTACCTGAAGCCCATGAACTGCCCGTTCCACAACCTGATCTTCCGCTCGCGCGGACGCAGTTACCGCGAATTGCCGCTGCGGCTCAGCGAGTTCGGTTCGGTCTATCGCTACGAGAAGAGCGGCACGCTCGCCGGTCTCACCCGTGTGCGGGGCATGACACAGGACGACACCCACATCTACGTCACCGCCGATCAGGTCAAGGGCGAGCTCGAGCACAGCCTCGAGTTCGTGCTGCAGACGCTGCGCGACTACGGGTTGAACGACTTCTACCTCGAGCTCTCGACGAAGGAGGAGGGGAACCCCAAGTTCATCGGCGACGACCAACTGTGGGACGAGGCGACGCAGACCCTCCGCGAGGTCGCCGAGGGCTCCGGTCTGGAGCTCGTGCCCGACCCGGGTGGGGCGGCGTTCTACGGCCCGAAGATCTCGGTCCAGGCGCGTGACGCGATCGGCCGCACCTGGCAGATGTCCACGATCCAGCTCGACTTCAACCAGCCCGAGCGGTTCGAGCTCGAGTACACCGGCCCCGACGGCGAGAAGCACCGCCCGGTCATGATCCACCGCGCGCTCTTCGGATCGATCGAGCGCTTCTTCGCGATCCTGCTCGAGCACTACGCCGGTGCCTTCCCCGTCTGGCTCGCACCGGTCCAGGTCGTCGGCATCCCCGTCGCCGAGGAATACGGTCCGTATCTCGACGACATCGTCGCGCGTCTGCGCGCCGCCGGCGTCCGCGCAGAGGTCGATCACTCGGACGACCGCATGCCGAAGAAGATCCGTACCCACACGACCCAGAAGGTGCCGCTCCAGCTCATCGCGGGGGAGCAGGACCGATCGGGCGGCACGGTGTCGTTCCGGTTCCGCGACGGGTCGCAGACCAACGGCATCCCGGTGGACGAGGCGATCGACAAGATCGTCGCGGCGATCTCGGGTCGGCTGCTCATCAACACGGCCGAGGAACTCGTATGA
- the pdxT gene encoding pyridoxal 5'-phosphate synthase glutaminase subunit PdxT yields the protein MTRPRIGVLALQGDVREHSRTLAGLGADVVLVRRPGDLAAVVGLVLPGGESSVIDKLSRAFGMRDPIRTAIADGMPVLGTCAGLILLADRLEDGIAGQQTFGGLDVTVRRNAFGSQADSFETDIDVPAVGEPHVRATFIRAPIVSEVGPSAEVIARLPGGGVVGVRQGRVVGLSFHPELDGETRFHELLLDSARDA from the coding sequence GTGACGAGACCTCGCATCGGCGTCCTCGCCCTCCAGGGCGACGTCCGGGAGCACTCCAGGACGCTCGCGGGTCTCGGCGCCGACGTCGTCCTCGTCCGGCGACCCGGGGATCTCGCGGCGGTCGTGGGCCTGGTCCTGCCCGGCGGCGAGTCGAGCGTCATCGACAAGCTGTCGCGCGCCTTCGGGATGCGCGATCCCATCCGGACGGCGATCGCTGACGGGATGCCGGTCCTCGGCACGTGCGCCGGCCTCATCCTGCTCGCCGACCGGCTCGAAGACGGCATCGCCGGCCAGCAGACGTTCGGCGGGCTGGACGTGACCGTGCGACGGAACGCGTTCGGATCGCAGGCGGACTCGTTCGAGACCGACATCGACGTTCCGGCGGTGGGGGAGCCGCACGTACGGGCCACGTTCATCCGCGCGCCGATCGTGAGCGAGGTCGGTCCGTCCGCGGAGGTGATCGCTCGTCTTCCGGGCGGCGGGGTCGTCGGGGTCCGCCAGGGTCGCGTCGTGGGCCTCTCGTTCCATCCCGAGCTCGACGGCGAGACGCGCTTCCACGAGCTCCTCCTGGACTCCGCGCGCGACGCGTAG
- a CDS encoding glycine cleavage system protein R encodes MAHLVLTVVGDDRPGLVNALAEQVSTVGGNWERSELAELAGAFAGIVLVTIDDDRQADLVSALEGLDGMLRVSVHGGRAAVAPEAAERSLEVTVLGNDRPGIVRDVTAAIADHALSIDTFRSRTLDAPMAGGTLFEATVAFRLPVGADAATVTHALEELAGEIQVDLTVA; translated from the coding sequence ATGGCCCACCTCGTGCTCACTGTGGTCGGCGACGACCGTCCCGGACTCGTCAACGCCCTCGCCGAGCAGGTGTCCACCGTCGGCGGCAACTGGGAACGCAGTGAGCTCGCCGAGCTCGCCGGCGCGTTCGCCGGCATCGTGCTCGTCACGATCGACGACGACCGCCAGGCCGACCTCGTCTCCGCCCTCGAAGGGCTCGACGGGATGCTGCGGGTCAGCGTCCACGGCGGACGCGCCGCGGTCGCCCCGGAGGCGGCCGAGCGCTCGCTCGAGGTGACCGTCCTCGGCAACGACAGGCCCGGGATCGTCCGCGACGTCACCGCGGCCATCGCGGACCACGCACTCAGCATCGACACCTTCCGTAGCCGCACGCTCGACGCTCCCATGGCCGGAGGGACGCTTTTCGAGGCGACCGTCGCCTTCCGGTTGCCGGTCGGAGCGGATGCCGCCACCGTGACCCACGCGTTGGAAGAGCTCGCCGGCGAGATCCAGGTGGACCTGACCGTCGCCTGA
- a CDS encoding DNA alkylation repair protein, which yields MSRVDEIRARLRAAADPSRAAGQQAYMKSDLPFLGVRVPDTRRIARAVVAGEPDAAVIIEDAQQLWDVASHREERYAAMMLLAVPPARADLRIVPLIERMVRAGRWWDITDELSGRIRELLDAHPRDGEALVRGWCVSEEMWLRRLAILSQLGRRGQTDLHLLADALRPNLRDGEFFIRKAIGWALRDAARSYPEWVEAYVAAHALSPLSRREALKHL from the coding sequence GTGAGCCGCGTCGACGAGATCCGCGCCCGCCTGCGGGCGGCGGCGGATCCTTCGCGTGCCGCCGGCCAGCAGGCCTATATGAAGTCCGACCTGCCGTTCCTCGGCGTCCGCGTGCCGGACACCCGACGCATCGCTCGTGCCGTCGTCGCGGGGGAGCCGGACGCCGCGGTCATCATCGAGGATGCTCAGCAGTTGTGGGACGTGGCATCCCACCGCGAAGAGAGATACGCGGCGATGATGCTCCTCGCGGTGCCGCCTGCCCGGGCGGACCTGCGCATCGTCCCGCTGATCGAACGCATGGTGCGGGCCGGCCGGTGGTGGGACATCACCGACGAGTTGAGCGGCCGCATCCGGGAACTCCTGGACGCCCACCCCCGCGACGGGGAGGCGCTCGTGCGCGGGTGGTGCGTCAGCGAGGAGATGTGGCTGCGCCGACTCGCCATCCTCAGCCAGCTCGGCCGTCGCGGGCAGACGGACCTGCACTTGCTGGCTGATGCGCTCCGGCCGAACCTCCGCGACGGAGAGTTCTTCATCCGGAAGGCCATCGGCTGGGCGCTCCGCGACGCCGCTCGTTCGTACCCCGAGTGGGTGGAGGCGTATGTCGCCGCGCACGCGCTCAGCCCGCTCAGTCGTCGCGAGGCGTTGAAGCACCTCTGA
- a CDS encoding SLC13 family permease → MMDAVKLALAGVALLLGAVAALATGVLPLADLGDVAERVLPILAFVVAVTIVAELAAKAGVFDVTASWLARLSHGRTMLLWVLVVMLAVVTTAFLSLDTTAVLLTPVVVAVARANGLPPLPFALTTVWLANTASLLLPVSNLTNLLALARMPGGGDPASFVLLLGPSAAVAVLVTVALLWAFHRRSLVGTFTVAAPPRVSDRVQLVAASVVVVALLPLLVSGVEPWIPATGAALALLGLFAWRSPKALSVGLVPWSLLVFAAGLFSAVAALEAWGSGQLAATLAGTGSEPLNLLRMSGTALVAANGLDNLPAYLLLESTADTPERLAALLIGVNAGPLITPWASLATLLWHQRLVAAEVHLPWRRFILWGLVAAPAIVAAATLPPFLR, encoded by the coding sequence ATGATGGATGCCGTGAAGCTCGCTCTCGCGGGAGTCGCCCTCCTGCTGGGGGCGGTGGCCGCCCTCGCCACCGGCGTCCTGCCCCTGGCCGACCTCGGGGATGTCGCCGAGCGCGTCCTGCCGATCCTCGCGTTCGTCGTGGCGGTCACGATCGTCGCCGAGCTCGCCGCGAAGGCAGGCGTGTTCGACGTCACCGCATCGTGGCTCGCACGCCTGTCGCACGGACGCACGATGCTCCTGTGGGTGCTGGTCGTGATGCTCGCCGTCGTGACGACGGCGTTCCTCTCGCTCGACACCACGGCCGTGCTCCTGACGCCCGTCGTCGTCGCCGTCGCGCGCGCCAACGGCCTGCCGCCGCTTCCCTTCGCGCTCACCACCGTCTGGCTCGCGAACACCGCGTCACTCCTGCTGCCGGTGTCGAACCTGACGAACCTCCTCGCCCTGGCACGGATGCCGGGCGGCGGCGATCCGGCATCCTTCGTCCTCCTGCTGGGTCCGTCCGCTGCCGTCGCCGTCCTCGTGACGGTCGCCCTGCTGTGGGCGTTTCACCGCCGATCGCTCGTCGGGACGTTCACGGTCGCGGCGCCGCCGCGGGTGAGTGACCGGGTGCAGCTGGTCGCGGCATCCGTCGTGGTCGTCGCGCTTCTGCCTCTGCTCGTCAGCGGGGTCGAGCCGTGGATCCCGGCGACGGGAGCAGCGCTCGCGCTGCTCGGGCTGTTCGCGTGGCGCTCGCCGAAGGCCCTGAGCGTCGGGCTCGTGCCGTGGTCGCTCCTCGTCTTCGCCGCCGGACTGTTCTCCGCGGTCGCGGCCCTCGAGGCGTGGGGATCCGGTCAGCTCGCCGCCACGCTGGCCGGGACGGGCTCCGAACCACTCAACCTGCTCCGCATGTCGGGAACCGCGCTGGTCGCCGCGAACGGTCTCGACAACCTGCCCGCCTACCTGCTGCTCGAGTCGACCGCGGATACGCCGGAGCGACTCGCGGCACTCCTGATCGGTGTCAACGCAGGGCCGCTCATCACACCGTGGGCATCGCTCGCCACCCTGCTGTGGCACCAGCGACTGGTGGCCGCGGAGGTCCACCTGCCGTGGCGTCGCTTCATCCTCTGGGGTCTCGTCGCGGCTCCCGCCATCGTGGCAGCCGCGACGCTCCCGCCGTTCCTGCGCTGA
- the pdxY gene encoding pyridoxal kinase PdxY, which translates to MKILSIQSAVAYGHVGNSAAVFPLQRIGVEVYPVYTVNFSNHTGYGAWRGPLISPQDVADVITGIEERGAFGEIDAVLSGYQGGEGIGDVILDAVARVKAANPNAIYACDPVMGNAKSGCFVAPAIPVLLRERVVPAADLITPNQFELGFLTGTDAADLDSTLASVDAARAMGPSTVLVTSVERPDRPEGTIEMLAVTDDGAWIVRTPHIPMKANGSGDVTAALFTAHFRESGNAADALARTTSSVFDLLQNTYDAGTRELQLVESQEAYAHPRMQFEVTQVR; encoded by the coding sequence GTGAAGATCCTCTCCATCCAGTCCGCCGTCGCGTACGGTCACGTCGGCAACTCCGCCGCCGTGTTCCCGCTGCAGCGCATCGGCGTCGAGGTCTACCCGGTCTACACAGTGAACTTCTCGAACCACACCGGTTACGGCGCCTGGCGCGGCCCGCTCATCAGCCCGCAGGACGTCGCCGACGTCATCACCGGCATCGAGGAACGCGGCGCCTTCGGCGAGATCGACGCCGTCCTCTCGGGCTACCAGGGCGGCGAGGGGATCGGCGACGTCATCCTCGACGCCGTCGCGCGCGTCAAGGCCGCGAACCCGAACGCGATCTACGCCTGCGACCCGGTCATGGGAAATGCGAAGAGCGGATGCTTCGTGGCCCCCGCCATCCCGGTCCTCCTCCGCGAGCGGGTCGTCCCCGCCGCCGACCTGATCACGCCGAATCAGTTCGAGCTCGGCTTCCTCACCGGCACCGACGCCGCCGACCTCGACTCGACCCTGGCCTCCGTCGACGCGGCGCGTGCGATGGGACCGTCGACCGTGCTCGTGACGAGCGTCGAGCGGCCCGACCGACCCGAGGGGACGATCGAGATGCTCGCCGTGACGGATGACGGTGCGTGGATCGTCCGCACGCCGCACATCCCGATGAAGGCGAACGGCTCCGGCGACGTCACCGCCGCCCTGTTCACCGCGCACTTCCGCGAGAGCGGGAATGCCGCCGATGCGCTCGCGAGGACCACCTCGAGCGTGTTCGACCTGCTCCAGAACACCTACGACGCGGGCACGCGAGAGCTGCAGCTCGTCGAGTCGCAGGAGGCGTACGCGCACCCGCGGATGCAGTTCGAGGTCACGCAGGTCCGGTGA
- a CDS encoding aminotransferase class I/II-fold pyridoxal phosphate-dependent enzyme: MTNDVLAISGDTAAEIADSIRSLIDRGDLGPGAALPPVRALADTIGVNRNTVVAAYRHLAAAGAVETAGRAGTRVAPRSDPAQEGFAADTVLRDIATGNPDPTLIPDPSHALSSLAGRPVLYGEPTIDPDLEEWAARWIENDLPGRDDLRLTITGGAVDALERLFADALTRDDGVGLEDPCFLSALRTVKIGGYRPIAIPVDEHGMTVAGLQAALDAGVRAIVCTPRAQNPTGVSLTAERAAELRAVLARHPYVLVIEDDHFSMLSREPYHSIIGPDHRRWALIRSVSKFLGPDMCLAVTASDRETADRLARRLSPGSTWVSHLLQRLVVTLVSDDEVMAGVERAARHYRSRNEAFADELTRHGVPTTAGDGLSLWVRVPAPARAVAEQLMRRGWLARPGDEFFLADDDARHRLRLTVHDLSDIDLARLAADVAASARAIVPSPEASTAP, encoded by the coding sequence ATGACGAACGATGTCCTGGCGATCAGCGGCGACACCGCCGCGGAGATCGCCGACAGCATCCGTTCCCTCATCGACCGCGGCGACCTCGGCCCCGGCGCTGCGCTTCCTCCGGTGCGAGCTCTCGCCGACACGATCGGCGTCAACCGGAACACCGTCGTCGCGGCCTACCGCCACCTCGCCGCTGCGGGCGCCGTGGAGACCGCCGGTCGAGCCGGAACCCGCGTCGCGCCGCGCTCGGACCCTGCCCAGGAGGGATTCGCCGCCGACACGGTCCTCCGCGATATCGCGACGGGCAACCCCGACCCCACCCTCATCCCCGATCCGTCCCATGCCCTGTCGAGCCTCGCCGGCCGCCCCGTCCTCTACGGCGAGCCGACCATTGACCCCGACCTCGAGGAGTGGGCAGCCCGGTGGATCGAGAACGACCTCCCCGGCCGGGACGATCTCCGGCTGACGATCACCGGCGGCGCCGTGGACGCGCTGGAGCGCCTGTTCGCCGACGCCCTCACCCGCGACGACGGTGTCGGACTCGAAGACCCGTGCTTCCTGTCGGCGTTGCGGACCGTGAAGATCGGCGGCTACCGACCCATCGCTATCCCCGTCGACGAGCACGGGATGACGGTGGCCGGCCTCCAGGCCGCGCTCGACGCGGGCGTCCGCGCCATCGTCTGCACGCCCCGCGCGCAGAACCCCACCGGCGTGAGCCTGACCGCCGAGAGGGCGGCGGAGCTGCGAGCCGTGCTGGCGCGGCATCCGTACGTCCTGGTCATCGAGGACGACCACTTCTCGATGCTCTCGCGGGAGCCGTACCACTCGATCATCGGACCGGATCATCGTCGGTGGGCGCTGATCCGATCGGTCTCGAAGTTCCTGGGGCCCGACATGTGCCTCGCCGTGACCGCGAGCGACCGTGAGACCGCGGACCGCCTGGCGCGGCGGCTGAGCCCCGGCTCCACCTGGGTGAGCCACCTGCTGCAGCGGCTCGTCGTCACGCTGGTGTCCGATGACGAGGTCATGGCCGGCGTCGAACGCGCGGCCCGGCACTACCGGTCACGCAACGAGGCGTTCGCCGACGAGCTGACCCGCCACGGGGTCCCCACGACGGCGGGCGACGGCCTCAGCCTGTGGGTCCGGGTCCCGGCTCCCGCCCGAGCCGTCGCCGAGCAGTTGATGCGACGCGGCTGGCTGGCCCGGCCCGGCGACGAATTCTTCCTCGCCGACGACGACGCCCGCCATCGCCTGCGCCTGACCGTCCACGACCTGTCCGACATCGACCTCGCGCGGCTCGCCGCCGACGTCGCCGCCTCGGCGCGAGCGATCGTGCCCTCACCGGAAGCGAGTACCGCCCCGTGA
- a CDS encoding NAD(P)-dependent alcohol dehydrogenase: MKALQYTRIGSHPEVVEIEKPSPGPGQVLLKVTAAGVCHSDEFVMSLSEEEYTAAGYPLPLTLGHEGAGIVEALGDGVEHLQVGDAVAVYGPWGCGRCRNCAEGKENYCTNAQAEGIMPPGLGAPGSMAEYMIVDSARHLVPLGDLDPEQNVSLTDAGLTPYHAIKTSLPKLGAGTTAVVIGTGGLGHVAIQILRAVSAATVIALDVTDEKLALAREVGAHHTVISDENAVDRIRELTGGLGANAVFDFVGAEPTIATAVGSAALDADVTIVGIGGGTAHVGFGSIAYDAALRIPYWGSRSELVEVLDLARSGQVGVEIQRYSLDDGPKAYEALAAGTVRGRAVIVP; this comes from the coding sequence ATGAAGGCACTCCAATACACACGAATCGGTTCCCACCCTGAAGTCGTCGAGATCGAGAAGCCCTCTCCCGGACCCGGACAGGTCCTGCTGAAGGTCACCGCCGCGGGAGTGTGCCACTCCGACGAATTCGTCATGAGCCTGAGCGAGGAGGAGTACACCGCCGCCGGGTACCCACTCCCGCTCACCCTCGGGCACGAGGGCGCCGGCATCGTCGAGGCACTCGGCGACGGCGTCGAGCACCTCCAGGTCGGCGACGCGGTCGCGGTCTACGGGCCGTGGGGATGCGGTCGGTGCCGCAACTGCGCGGAAGGCAAGGAGAACTACTGCACGAACGCGCAGGCCGAGGGGATCATGCCTCCGGGCCTCGGCGCTCCCGGCTCGATGGCGGAGTACATGATCGTCGACAGCGCACGGCACCTCGTACCGCTCGGTGACCTCGATCCTGAGCAGAACGTGTCGTTGACGGATGCCGGTCTGACGCCGTATCACGCGATCAAGACCTCTCTGCCGAAGCTCGGCGCAGGGACGACGGCGGTCGTCATCGGGACCGGCGGGCTGGGTCACGTCGCGATCCAGATCCTCCGGGCGGTGTCGGCGGCGACGGTCATCGCGCTCGACGTCACCGATGAGAAGCTCGCGTTGGCGCGTGAGGTCGGCGCCCACCACACCGTCATCAGCGATGAGAACGCCGTCGATCGGATCCGTGAACTCACGGGCGGCCTGGGAGCGAACGCCGTGTTCGACTTCGTCGGCGCCGAGCCGACGATCGCGACCGCCGTCGGGTCGGCCGCGCTCGATGCGGATGTCACGATCGTCGGCATCGGTGGTGGCACGGCTCACGTCGGCTTCGGGTCGATCGCTTACGACGCGGCTCTTCGCATCCCCTACTGGGGCTCACGCAGCGAACTGGTCGAGGTTCTCGACCTCGCGCGCTCCGGTCAGGTCGGGGTCGAGATCCAGCGGTACTCCCTCGACGACGGCCCGAAGGCCTACGAGGCACTCGCTGCCGGGACGGTCCGCGGCCGCGCGGTCATCGTCCCCTGA
- the pdxS gene encoding pyridoxal 5'-phosphate synthase lyase subunit PdxS, which yields MPTNSTGTARVKRGLAEMLKGGVIMDVVTADQAKIAEDAGAVAVMALERVPADIRAQGGVARMSDPDLIDDIIASVSIPVMAKARIGHFVEAQVLQELGVDYIDESEVLSPADYVNHIDKWGYTVPFVCGATNLGEALRRITEGAAMIRSKGEAGTGDVSEAMKHIRKIRGEIAALSALSKDQLYVAAKDLQAPYELVAEIAETGTLPVVLFVAGGVATPADAAMMMQLGADGVFVGSGIFKSGNPAERAAAIVKATTFFDDPKVVADVSRGLGEAMVGINVSDLPAPHRLADRGW from the coding sequence ATGCCAACGAATTCGACCGGAACGGCGCGCGTCAAGCGGGGCCTCGCCGAGATGCTCAAGGGCGGCGTCATCATGGACGTCGTCACCGCCGACCAGGCCAAGATCGCCGAGGACGCCGGCGCCGTCGCCGTCATGGCGCTCGAGCGTGTGCCGGCCGACATCCGCGCCCAGGGCGGCGTCGCGCGGATGAGCGACCCCGATCTCATCGATGACATCATCGCGTCGGTCTCGATCCCCGTGATGGCCAAGGCGCGCATCGGGCACTTCGTCGAGGCGCAGGTGCTGCAGGAGCTCGGCGTCGACTACATCGACGAGTCCGAGGTCCTCTCGCCCGCCGACTACGTGAACCACATCGACAAGTGGGGATACACGGTGCCCTTCGTCTGCGGTGCGACGAACCTGGGTGAAGCCCTGCGCCGCATCACCGAGGGGGCGGCGATGATCCGCTCCAAGGGCGAGGCCGGCACAGGCGACGTGTCGGAGGCCATGAAGCACATCCGCAAGATCCGCGGCGAGATCGCCGCCCTGTCGGCGCTGTCGAAGGATCAGCTCTACGTCGCGGCGAAGGATTTGCAGGCGCCGTACGAGCTCGTCGCCGAGATCGCCGAGACGGGCACCCTCCCCGTCGTCCTGTTCGTGGCCGGTGGCGTCGCGACTCCGGCGGATGCGGCGATGATGATGCAGCTCGGGGCCGACGGGGTGTTCGTGGGGTCCGGGATCTTCAAGAGCGGCAACCCCGCGGAGCGCGCCGCGGCGATCGTGAAGGCGACGACCTTCTTCGACGACCCCAAGGTCGTCGCGGACGTGTCGCGAGGACTCGGTGAGGCCATGGTCGGCATCAACGTGTCGGACCTCCCGGCTCCGCACCGGCTGGCGGACCGGGGCTGGTGA
- a CDS encoding YnfA family protein, translating to MTTARIVTLFIVAALAEIGGAWLIWQAVREDRGWWFALLGIVALGAYGFVAAFQPDANFGRVLAAYGGVFIAGSLAWGIVVDGFRPTVWDYVGSAIALVGAAIIILAPVVTETSEG from the coding sequence ATGACCACCGCGCGGATCGTCACCCTCTTCATCGTCGCCGCCCTCGCCGAGATCGGCGGCGCCTGGCTGATCTGGCAGGCCGTGCGGGAGGACCGCGGGTGGTGGTTCGCACTGCTGGGGATCGTCGCTCTCGGTGCGTACGGCTTCGTCGCGGCGTTCCAGCCCGACGCGAACTTCGGTCGGGTCCTCGCCGCCTACGGAGGCGTCTTCATCGCCGGATCGCTCGCCTGGGGGATCGTCGTCGACGGGTTCCGGCCGACCGTGTGGGACTACGTCGGATCGGCGATCGCCCTCGTCGGGGCCGCGATCATCATCCTCGCGCCGGTCGTCACCGAGACGTCGGAGGGATGA
- a CDS encoding HIT family protein encodes MSDAGEVGPESSIDLAGVPDEFQRLWTPHRMAYIQAGPEPLKHDCPFCAAPGKSDEEGLIVARGESAYVLLNLFPYNSGHLLVCPYRHFGTYDEATPEEVAEIGALTQVAMRVLRKVANCDGFNLGMNQGEVAGAGVAAHLHQHIVPRWATDANFFPIIAKTKALPQLLGEVRQSVADGWPVL; translated from the coding sequence ATGAGTGATGCCGGCGAGGTGGGCCCCGAGTCGTCGATCGACCTCGCCGGGGTTCCGGATGAGTTCCAACGGCTCTGGACGCCGCATCGGATGGCCTACATCCAGGCGGGACCGGAACCGCTCAAGCACGACTGCCCGTTCTGCGCGGCGCCCGGGAAGTCGGACGAGGAGGGGCTCATCGTCGCCCGCGGCGAGTCGGCGTACGTCTTGCTGAACCTGTTCCCGTACAACTCGGGGCACCTGCTCGTGTGCCCGTACCGTCACTTCGGCACCTACGACGAGGCGACGCCCGAAGAGGTCGCCGAGATCGGCGCGCTGACCCAGGTGGCCATGCGGGTGCTGCGGAAGGTCGCCAACTGCGATGGCTTCAACTTGGGGATGAACCAGGGCGAGGTCGCCGGCGCGGGCGTTGCGGCGCACCTCCACCAGCACATCGTGCCCCGCTGGGCGACGGACGCGAACTTCTTCCCGATCATCGCGAAGACGAAGGCACTGCCGCAGCTGCTCGGAGAGGTCCGCCAGTCGGTGGCGGACGGCTGGCCCGTTCTCTGA